The Bos javanicus breed banteng chromosome 11, ARS-OSU_banteng_1.0, whole genome shotgun sequence genome includes a window with the following:
- the SURF6 gene encoding surfeit locus protein 6: protein MTSLLAKDAYLQGLAKKICSQPSAEPQKRKSAGKTQVSEAAAPPRKKRKKAQKKSRERERKTAKPKAQASAEKSEARKPEVAKEEEGATSSTRVPADGLAAEPDSLFALDVLRQRLHEKIQEARGQGSAKELSAAVLEKRRRRKQERDRKKRKRRELRAKEKAAKALEGAEATEPDLQVPREEAQAQPGLLFNKVEVTEEEPANKAQRRKEKRQKLKGNLTPLTGRNYRQLLERLQARQARLEDLRDRDAGQAQELEAKMRWTNLLYKAEGVRIRDDERLLHEALKRKEKRRAQRQRAWEKRTAHVVGKMQQRQDQRRQNLRKKKAAKAERRLEKARKKGRILPQDLERAGLA from the exons ATGACATCCCTGCTGGCGAAGGACGCTTACCTGCAGGGCCTGGCCAAGAAGATCTGCTCCCAGCCCAGCGCCGAGCCGCAGAAGCGCAAATCGG CTGGCAAAACTCAAGTCTCAGAAGCTGCTGCGCCccccaggaagaagaggaagaaagcgCAGAAGAAATCCCGGGAGCGGGAGAGGAAGACTGCAAAGCCCAAGGCCCAGGCCTCTGCGGAGAAGTCTGAGGCCAGGAAGCCAGAGGTggccaaggaggaggagggagccacCAGCTCCACCAGGGTCCCAGCAG ATGGCCTGGCCGCAGAGCCTGACTCTTTGTTTGCCTTGGACGTTCTGCGGCAGCGCCTGCATGAGAAGATTCAGGAGGCACGGGGCCAG GGCAGCGCCAAGGAGCTGTCCGCCGCTGTTTTGGAGAAAAGACGCCGGAGGAAGCAGGAGCGCGACCGGAAAAAGAGGAAACGGAGGGAGCTGAGAGCAAAGGAGAAGGCGGCCAAGGCACTGGAGGGGGCAGAGGCCACCGAGCCGGACCTTCAGGTGCCCAGGGAGGAGGCGCAGGCCCAGCCGGGGCTGCTCTTCAACAAG GTGGAGGTGACCGAGGAGGAGCCGGCCAACAAGGCCCAGCGCCGGAAGGAGAAGAGGCAGAAGCTGAAGGGGAACCTGACACCGCTGACGGGCAGGAACTACCGGCAGCTGCTGGAGCGCCTGCAGGCGCGGCAGGCCCGGCTGGAGGATCTGCGGGACCGGGACGCGGGGCAGGCCCAGGAGCTCGAGGCCAAGATGCGCTGGACCAACCTGCTGTACAAGGCCGAGGGCGTGAGGATCCGCGACGATGAGCGCCTGCTGCACGAGGCCCTGAAGCGCAAGGAGAAGCGGCGCGCGCAGCGCCAACGCGCCTGGGAGAAGCGCACGGCGCACGTGGTGGGCAAGATGCAGCAGAGGCAGGACCAGCGGCGGCAGAACCTGCGCAAGAAGAAGGCGGCCAAGGCCGAGCGCCGCCTGGAGAAGGCTCGCAAGAAGGGCCGCATCCTGCCCCAAGACCTGGAGCGCGCCGGCCTGGCCTGA